The following are from one region of the Mesorhizobium sp. B4-1-4 genome:
- the fdhF gene encoding formate dehydrogenase subunit alpha has protein sequence MNIKADFPTLIEELDYGTPESKATKQITLTVDGRSISVPEGTSIMRAAMEGGVEIPKLCATDMLDSFGSCRVCLVEIEGRGGTPASCTTPVGEGMIVHTQSDRLDAIRRGVMELYVSDHPTGWNEKAGTGASEFDAVAKSVGLTENRYGIDGRNHVKQEDGVAPGHGSLAVDYIARDESNPYFTYDPAQCIVCSRCVRACEEVQGTFALTIEGRGFESRMVAGMHEDFIASECVSCGACVQACPTDALREKTVLEKGLPERSAVTTCAYCGVGCSFKAEVKGDEVIRMMPYKEGKANHGHSCVKGRFAYGYATHKDRILSPMIREKVSDPWREVSWEEAIAHTAKEFRRIQYQYGRASIGGITSSRCTNEETYLVQKLVRQGFRNNNVDTCARVCHSPTGYGLGQTYGTSAGTQDFDSVEFTDVAVVIGANPATAHPVFASRLKKRLREGAKLIVLDPRRTEMVKSAHVEAEYHLPLKPGTNVAVLTALAHVIVTEGLFDEAFIRERCDWAEFQDWASFVALPENSPETVGKLSGVDPELIRGAARLYATGGNGAIYYGLGVTEHSQGSTTVMAIANLAMATGNIGRPGVGVNPLRGQNNVQGSCDMGSFPHELPGYRHISGEAVRDIYESLWGVKLDDEPGLRIPNMLDAAVDGSFKGIYIQGEDILQSDPDTKHVAAGLAAMECVVVHDLFLNETANYAHVFLPGSTFLEKDGTFTNAERRINMVRKVLEPKARYADWEATQVLARAMGLDWNYQHPSEIMDEIAKTTPSFANVSFELLDRVGSVQWPCNDKAPLGTPIMHVDGFVRGKGKFIRTEYVATDERTGPRFPLLLTTGRILSQYNVGAQTRRTDNVLWHSEDRLEIHPHDAENRGLRDGDWVRLTSRSGETTLRALITDRVSPGVVYTTFHHPDTQANVITTDFSDWATNCPEYKVTAVQVGASNGPSDWQRDYEEQARNSRRIAPLQAAE, from the coding sequence CCGGAAGGCACCTCGATCATGCGCGCGGCGATGGAGGGCGGGGTCGAAATCCCGAAACTCTGCGCCACCGACATGCTGGACTCCTTCGGCTCCTGCCGCGTCTGCCTGGTCGAGATCGAAGGGCGCGGCGGCACGCCGGCCTCCTGCACGACGCCGGTCGGCGAAGGTATGATTGTACACACGCAGTCGGATCGCCTTGACGCCATCCGCCGTGGCGTCATGGAGCTCTATGTTTCCGACCATCCGACCGGCTGGAACGAAAAGGCCGGCACCGGCGCCAGCGAGTTCGACGCGGTGGCGAAATCGGTCGGCCTGACCGAGAACCGCTACGGCATCGACGGGCGCAACCACGTCAAGCAGGAAGACGGCGTCGCGCCCGGCCATGGCTCGCTGGCGGTGGACTACATCGCCCGCGACGAATCCAACCCCTATTTCACCTATGATCCGGCCCAATGCATCGTCTGCTCGCGCTGCGTGCGCGCCTGCGAAGAGGTGCAGGGCACGTTCGCGCTGACCATCGAGGGCCGCGGCTTCGAATCGCGCATGGTGGCCGGCATGCACGAGGATTTCATCGCCTCGGAATGCGTCTCCTGCGGCGCCTGCGTGCAGGCCTGTCCGACCGATGCTCTGCGCGAGAAGACCGTGCTCGAGAAGGGGCTGCCGGAGCGTTCTGCTGTTACCACCTGCGCCTATTGCGGCGTCGGCTGCTCGTTCAAGGCCGAGGTAAAGGGCGACGAGGTCATCCGCATGATGCCCTACAAGGAGGGCAAGGCAAACCACGGCCACTCCTGTGTGAAGGGCCGTTTCGCCTACGGCTACGCCACCCACAAGGACCGTATCCTGTCGCCGATGATCCGCGAGAAGGTGAGCGATCCCTGGCGTGAAGTGAGCTGGGAAGAGGCGATCGCCCATACGGCGAAGGAATTCCGCCGCATCCAGTATCAGTATGGACGCGCTTCCATCGGCGGCATCACCTCCTCGCGCTGCACGAACGAAGAGACCTACCTCGTCCAGAAGCTGGTTCGGCAGGGCTTCCGCAACAACAATGTCGACACCTGCGCGCGCGTCTGCCATTCGCCGACCGGCTACGGCCTCGGCCAGACCTACGGCACCTCGGCCGGCACGCAGGATTTCGATTCCGTCGAATTCACCGACGTCGCCGTCGTCATCGGCGCCAATCCGGCTACCGCCCATCCGGTGTTCGCCTCGCGATTGAAGAAGCGGTTGCGCGAGGGCGCCAAGCTGATCGTGCTCGATCCGCGGCGCACCGAGATGGTCAAGTCGGCGCATGTCGAGGCGGAGTACCACCTGCCATTGAAGCCCGGCACCAATGTGGCGGTGCTGACGGCGCTGGCGCATGTCATCGTCACCGAAGGCCTTTTCGACGAGGCCTTCATCCGCGAACGCTGCGACTGGGCGGAGTTCCAGGATTGGGCTTCTTTTGTCGCCCTGCCGGAAAACAGCCCCGAAACCGTCGGCAAGCTGTCCGGCGTCGATCCTGAACTGATCCGCGGTGCAGCGCGTCTCTACGCCACCGGCGGCAACGGCGCGATCTACTACGGCCTGGGCGTGACGGAACACAGCCAGGGCTCGACCACCGTGATGGCGATCGCCAACCTTGCCATGGCCACCGGCAATATCGGCCGGCCGGGCGTCGGCGTGAACCCGCTGCGCGGCCAGAACAATGTGCAGGGTTCCTGCGACATGGGCTCCTTCCCGCACGAATTGCCCGGCTATCGCCATATCTCCGGTGAAGCCGTGCGCGACATCTATGAGAGCCTGTGGGGCGTGAAGCTCGACGACGAGCCGGGCCTACGCATCCCCAACATGCTGGATGCCGCCGTCGACGGCAGCTTCAAGGGCATCTACATCCAGGGCGAGGACATCCTGCAGTCGGACCCCGACACCAAGCATGTCGCCGCCGGCCTCGCCGCGATGGAATGCGTGGTTGTGCACGATCTCTTCCTCAACGAGACAGCGAACTACGCGCACGTCTTCCTGCCGGGCTCGACCTTCCTCGAAAAGGACGGCACCTTTACCAACGCCGAGCGCCGCATCAACATGGTGCGCAAGGTTCTGGAGCCCAAGGCGCGCTACGCCGACTGGGAGGCGACGCAGGTGCTTGCCCGCGCCATGGGGCTGGACTGGAACTATCAGCATCCCTCCGAGATCATGGACGAGATCGCCAAGACGACACCGAGCTTCGCCAACGTCTCCTTCGAACTGCTCGACCGTGTCGGATCCGTGCAATGGCCCTGCAACGACAAGGCGCCGCTCGGCACCCCGATCATGCATGTCGACGGGTTCGTGCGCGGCAAGGGCAAGTTCATCCGCACCGAATATGTCGCGACGGATGAGAGGACCGGGCCGCGTTTCCCGCTGCTGCTCACCACCGGGCGCATCCTCAGCCAGTACAATGTCGGCGCGCAGACGCGGCGTACCGACAATGTCCTGTGGCACTCGGAGGACAGGCTGGAAATCCATCCCCACGATGCCGAAAACCGCGGCCTGCGCGATGGTGACTGGGTGCGGCTGACCAGCCGTTCGGGCGAGACGACGCTGCGGGCGCTGATCACCGACCGGGTGTCGCCCGGCGTGGTCTATACGACCTTCCACCATCCCGACACGCAGGCCAACGTCATCACCACCGACTTCTCCGACTGGGCGACCAACTGTCCGGAGTACAAGGTGACGGCGGTCCAGGTCGGTGCCTCCAACGGGCCGTCGGACTGGCAGCGTGACTATGAGGAGCAGGCGCGCAACAGCCGGCGCATCGCTCCGCTGCAGGCGGCGGAGTAG
- a CDS encoding formate dehydrogenase subunit delta: MSHDEDHIMSTSEKLIRMANQIAAFFHSRPREEGIVGVAEHINKFWEPRMRRQFFEMLDNGAAGFDELVVVAAARIKRPITPAEADLKLGLKVPPGDAVASQN; this comes from the coding sequence ATGTCGCATGACGAAGATCACATCATGAGCACCAGCGAAAAGCTGATACGCATGGCCAACCAGATCGCTGCCTTTTTCCATTCCAGGCCGCGCGAGGAAGGCATTGTCGGCGTTGCCGAGCACATCAACAAGTTCTGGGAGCCGAGGATGCGACGGCAGTTCTTCGAGATGCTGGACAACGGCGCCGCAGGCTTCGACGAACTCGTCGTGGTAGCCGCCGCCAGGATCAAGCGCCCAATCACGCCGGCCGAGGCGGATTTGAAACTCGGGCTCAAAGTTCCTCCGGGCGACGCTGTCGCGTCGCAGAACTAG
- the fdhD gene encoding formate dehydrogenase accessory sulfurtransferase FdhD: protein MSARRKATTQISRLAHRASGTAAANRMVPEETPVAFSFAGTTHAVMMASPADFEDFALGFSLTEGIIAAPDEIEAIEVEDLGAGIDIQIRLKDQANTRFEARRRRLAGPVGCGLCGIESIEEAMRSVDAVGASRLTLEANDITRSVRLLSKMQPLHSETGAVHAAGFYIPGKGVVMAREDVGRHNALDKLAGALAKAGIDGASGAVIVTSRVSVEMVQKTAAIGSAFIIAVSAPTALAIRTAQEAGMTLVALVRGDDFDVFTQPDRVVFGVTQHVA, encoded by the coding sequence TTGAGCGCGCGCCGCAAAGCCACGACACAGATCTCGCGGCTGGCGCACCGCGCCAGCGGCACCGCTGCCGCCAACCGCATGGTGCCGGAGGAGACGCCGGTGGCATTCTCCTTTGCCGGCACCACGCACGCGGTGATGATGGCAAGCCCGGCCGACTTCGAGGATTTCGCGCTCGGCTTCTCGCTCACTGAAGGCATCATCGCCGCTCCGGACGAGATCGAGGCGATCGAGGTCGAGGATCTCGGCGCTGGCATCGACATCCAGATCCGGCTGAAGGACCAGGCCAACACGCGCTTCGAAGCGCGGCGGCGGCGGCTTGCCGGGCCGGTCGGCTGCGGGCTCTGCGGCATCGAGTCCATCGAGGAAGCGATGCGTTCGGTCGACGCCGTCGGTGCGTCGAGGCTTACGCTTGAGGCGAATGATATTACCCGCTCGGTCAGGCTCTTGTCCAAGATGCAGCCGCTGCACAGCGAGACCGGTGCGGTACATGCCGCCGGCTTCTACATACCGGGCAAGGGCGTCGTCATGGCGCGCGAGGATGTCGGCCGCCACAATGCGCTGGACAAGCTGGCCGGCGCATTGGCGAAAGCCGGCATCGATGGCGCTTCGGGTGCCGTGATCGTCACGTCACGCGTCTCGGTAGAGATGGTGCAGAAGACGGCGGCGATCGGCTCTGCCTTCATCATCGCCGTCTCGGCCCCGACCGCGCTGGCCATCCGCACCGCGCAAGAGGCCGGCATGACGTTGGTGGCGTTGGTGCGCGGCGACGATTTCGATGTTTTCACCCAGCCCGACCGCGTGGTTTTCGGAGTTACCCAGCATGTCGCATGA
- a CDS encoding alpha/beta fold hydrolase, with protein sequence MRPIETRYAVSGEVRIAYQVVGQGSLDLVFIPGFISNLDLHWEDEGYTRLLKRLSAFSRLILFDKRGTGLSDRVDVHHLPSLETRMDDVRAVMDATGSGRAALLGASEGAPMAMLFAATYPERTRALALYGGYAHFHKWVMPPERLEAFIETAETGWGTGATLPNFAPGRVDDPHFSTWWARFERQSASPTAAAALARMNAEIDVRGVLAAISAPTLLIHRRNDARVDPDASRFLARNIPNARLAEIPGRDHPIWTGDVDRVADLIEEFLTGECAVTEAERVLAALLVTRIYDTARLGDRMWSERSQRFQETWRTLVGRHGGRCVDMHGEMMISRFDGPGRALRCAAALREAAQQIGVASAQGAHVGEIEARGPPAGLTGRVTMHLGTHAGRGDILASRLVADLAAGSGLHFADAGRISIDELDEPMALVRAMSEQHLEPACRPKAKATEPACLTARESEVVNLIADGKSNAAIAAELRLSEHTVKRHVANILLKLDLPSRAAAAAFSVRHTGLDGP encoded by the coding sequence GTGAGGCCGATCGAGACTCGATATGCCGTCAGTGGCGAGGTGCGGATCGCTTATCAGGTGGTCGGTCAGGGGTCGCTTGATCTCGTCTTCATCCCTGGTTTCATTTCCAATCTCGACCTGCATTGGGAAGACGAGGGCTATACCAGGCTCCTGAAACGGCTTTCGGCATTCTCGCGGCTGATCCTGTTCGACAAGCGCGGCACGGGTCTTTCCGACCGTGTCGATGTCCATCACCTGCCCAGCCTCGAAACCCGCATGGACGATGTGCGCGCGGTGATGGACGCGACCGGCAGCGGCCGGGCCGCGTTGCTCGGGGCCTCCGAGGGCGCGCCGATGGCAATGCTGTTTGCCGCCACCTATCCGGAGCGGACGCGAGCACTGGCGCTCTATGGCGGCTATGCGCATTTCCACAAATGGGTGATGCCGCCCGAACGGCTCGAAGCCTTCATCGAAACGGCCGAAACGGGCTGGGGTACCGGCGCCACCTTGCCCAATTTCGCACCCGGTCGGGTGGATGACCCGCATTTCTCGACCTGGTGGGCGCGCTTCGAGCGGCAGTCGGCGAGCCCGACGGCGGCAGCGGCACTGGCACGGATGAACGCGGAAATCGATGTGCGCGGCGTGCTGGCGGCGATCAGCGCGCCAACGCTGCTGATCCATCGCCGTAACGATGCGCGGGTCGATCCCGATGCCAGCCGCTTCCTGGCCAGGAATATCCCGAATGCGCGGCTGGCCGAGATCCCCGGACGCGACCATCCAATCTGGACCGGCGATGTTGACCGGGTGGCCGACCTGATCGAGGAATTCCTCACCGGCGAATGCGCCGTGACAGAAGCCGAACGCGTCCTGGCAGCGCTGCTGGTGACACGCATCTACGACACGGCAAGGCTTGGCGACCGGATGTGGAGCGAACGCAGCCAGCGCTTCCAGGAAACATGGCGAACGCTTGTCGGGCGCCATGGCGGGCGCTGCGTGGATATGCATGGCGAAATGATGATTTCTCGTTTCGACGGGCCAGGGCGTGCCTTGCGTTGCGCGGCGGCGTTGCGCGAAGCAGCGCAGCAAATCGGCGTGGCGAGTGCCCAGGGCGCGCATGTCGGCGAGATCGAGGCGCGCGGGCCACCGGCCGGATTGACAGGCCGCGTTACAATGCACCTCGGCACCCATGCCGGGCGCGGCGACATACTGGCGTCGCGGCTGGTCGCTGACCTGGCGGCCGGCTCCGGGCTACATTTCGCCGACGCCGGCCGCATCAGCATCGACGAGTTGGACGAGCCCATGGCACTTGTCCGGGCGATGTCCGAACAGCATCTGGAACCGGCCTGCCGCCCAAAGGCCAAGGCGACCGAGCCGGCTTGCCTGACGGCGCGCGAGAGCGAGGTCGTGAATCTGATCGCCGACGGCAAGAGCAATGCAGCGATCGCCGCCGAACTCAGGCTGAGCGAACATACGGTCAAGCGCCATGTCGCCAACATACTGCTCAAACTCGACCTGCCATCGCGGGCGGCGGCGGCGGCATTTTCCGTCAGGCACACTGGCCTGGATGGGCCATGA
- a CDS encoding nuclear transport factor 2 family protein: protein MLTKTPAVDGTAIKKAIEGRDGKMLSGFYADDATVRVIDRNNPPSKPREIRGRAAISIFWDDICSRAMTHKVDATVAQGDSLAFTQACAYPDGTKVFCASMLELKDGRIARQTVVQAWDE from the coding sequence ATGTTGACCAAGACTCCCGCAGTGGACGGCACAGCGATCAAGAAGGCGATCGAAGGCCGTGACGGCAAGATGCTGTCGGGCTTCTATGCCGACGATGCGACGGTGCGGGTGATCGACCGCAACAATCCGCCGAGCAAGCCGCGCGAGATCCGCGGCCGCGCGGCGATCAGCATCTTCTGGGACGACATCTGCAGCCGGGCCATGACCCACAAGGTCGATGCCACCGTCGCGCAGGGCGACAGCCTCGCCTTCACCCAGGCCTGTGCCTATCCTGACGGCACGAAAGTGTTCTGCGCGTCGATGCTCGAGCTGAAGGACGGGCGCATCGCCCGGCAGACTGTCGTGCAAGCCTGGGACGAGTAG
- a CDS encoding carboxymuconolactone decarboxylase family protein: MLKSKLNVRSLLIAAGIGALSAISPAKAEDASATAAYKDIQATLGSVPDMFKTLPDVAIAGAWAEIKGVQLNPKTALDGKTKELMGLAVASQIPCQYCIYFHTEAAKLNGASDEEIKETIAMAAIVRHWSTILNGSQVDLATFKKQTDDVFAAVKAKSQ, translated from the coding sequence ATGCTCAAGTCGAAACTGAATGTCAGATCACTTTTGATCGCGGCAGGCATTGGCGCACTGTCGGCGATCTCTCCCGCAAAAGCCGAGGACGCATCGGCGACAGCCGCCTACAAGGACATCCAGGCGACGCTCGGCTCGGTGCCGGACATGTTCAAGACACTGCCTGACGTCGCCATCGCCGGTGCCTGGGCCGAGATCAAGGGCGTGCAGCTCAATCCCAAAACCGCACTTGACGGCAAGACCAAGGAGTTGATGGGCCTCGCGGTCGCCTCGCAGATCCCATGCCAGTATTGCATCTATTTCCACACCGAGGCGGCCAAGCTAAACGGCGCAAGCGACGAGGAGATCAAGGAGACGATCGCGATGGCGGCAATCGTGCGCCATTGGTCGACGATACTCAACGGCAGCCAGGTCGATCTGGCGACCTTCAAGAAGCAGACCGACGACGTGTTCGCGGCGGTCAAGGCAAAGTCGCAATGA